ATTTTGTATATTTATGATAAAATAGAAGTATGAAAGAAAGAATGTCAGAATTAGTAAAATTGCTCAACCGATATGCTCATGAATACTATACGGCAGACAGGCCAAGCGTATCGGACAGCGAGTATGACAGACTCTATCGCGAGTTAGTGGAGTTAGAAGAAAAGTACCCAGCTGATATCCTGCCTGATAGCCCGGCCCATCGGGTGGGTGGGAAGATTTTAGAAGGATTTGAAAAATATCCGCACCAGTATCCTCTCTTTAGTTTGCAGGATGCTTTTTCACGTGAAGAATTAATGGCTTTTGATCAACGAATCCGCAAGGAATTTCCTCAGGTTTCCTATATTTGTGAACTCAAGATTGATGGGCTTTCTATTTCCCTGACCTATGAAAAGGGAATCTTGGTAGCAGGAGCGACTCGGGGGGATGGCTCTGTTGGTGAAAACATCACGGAAAATCTCAAGCGGGTTAAGGATATTCCTCTGACCTTGAAAGAACCGCTAGACATTACGGTTCGCGGAGAGTGTTACATGCCCAAGGCTTCCTTTGATGCGGTCAATCAACTGCGTCAGGAGAACGGTGAGCCTGAATTTGCCAATCCTCGCAATGCGGCAGCAGGAACCCTGCGACAGTTAGATACAGCAGTTGTGGTCAAGCGCAATCTAGCAACCTTCCTCTACCAAGAAGCCAGTCCGACTCAGGCTGGCAGCCAAGAAGCAGTTTTGAATAAGCTAGCGGCTTTGGGATTCTCAGTCAATCCGATTCATTTTCTAGCGGATTCGATTGATGGCGTTTGGGAATTTATCGAAAAGATTGCTCAGGAGCGGGACAGTCTTCCTTATGAGATTGACGGTATCGTTATCAAGGTCAATGATTTGGCGGTGCAAGAGGAGCTTGGCTTTACTGTCAAGGCACCCAAGTGGGCCATTGCTTATAAGTTTCCAGCTGAGGAAAAGGAAGCCCAGCTTCTGTCTGTTGACTGGACAGTTGGTCGGACGGGAGTTGTGACTCCAACGGCGAACTTGACGCCAGTTCAGCTGGCGGGGACGACTGTTAGCCGAGCAACCTTGCACAATGTGGATTATATTGCAGAGAAGGATATTCGTCAGAAAGACACAGTTATCGTCTATAAAGCGGGAGATATTATTCCTGCTGTCTTGCGCGTGGTAGAATCCAAGCGGGTCTCAGAAGAGGCTTTGGAAATACCAAGTCACTGTCCGAGCTGTGAGAGCGAGCTGGTGCATTTCGAGGACGAAGTGGCTCTGCGCTGCATCAACCCGCTTTGTCCAGCTCAGATCAAGGAAGGATTGATCCACTTTGCCAGCCGAGATGCCATGAATATTACTGGCCTTGGTCCAGCAGTGGTCGAAAAGGTCTTTGATAAGGACTTGGTCAAGGATGTGGCTGGAATTTACCGACTTTCTGTAGAAGATTTGCTGACCTTGGACGGCTTTAAGGAAAAATCAGCGAATAAATTGTATACTGCCATTCAAGCTTCCAAGGAAAACTCAGCAGAGAAATTGCTCTTTGGTTTGGGAATCCGTCACGTGGGAAGCAAGGCTAGTCGGATTTTGATGGAGAAATTCCACGATATGATCAAGCTGTCTCAGGCCAGTCAAGAGGAAATTTCTTCTATTGACAGCTTGGGTACGGTTATCGCGCAGAGTCTGCATTCTTACTTTGAGCAGGAAGGCAGTCAGCTTCTCCTACGGGAATTGCAAGAAGCTGGCGTCAACCTAGACTATCTGGGGGAGAAAGTGGCAGCTGATGCCGCTCTCGCTGGCAAAACAGTCGTATTGACCGGAAAATTACAAAAATTAACACGGAATCAAGCTAAAGAAAAATTGCTGAGCTTGGGTGCAAATGTCGCTGGAAGTGTGTCTAAAAAGACAGATTTGGTGGTGGCAGGCAGCGACGCAGGCAGCAAATTGACCAAAGCCCAAGAACTTGGAATCGAGATTCGGGACGAGGATTGGCTAGATAGCTTGTGAGGCTGAGTATGGAAAATAAGATAAAAAAAGCAAGATTGATTTATAACCCAACTTCTGGGCAGGAAATTATCAAAAAAAATATTGCCGAAGTCTTGGATGTTTTGGAAGATGTTGGCTATGAAACCAGTGCCTACCAGACGACTCCAGAGCCTTTCTCTGCTCGGCGGGAAGCTGAAAGGGCAGCCAAGGCAGGTTTTGATTTGGTCATAGCAGCTGGTGGAGATGGGACTATAAATGAAGTAGTAAATGGGGTTGCGGGCCTAGATGTGCGCCCCAAGCTGGCTTTCATCCCAACCGGTACAACCAATGATTATGCGCGTGCCTTGAAAATTCCGATGGGAGATCCAGTAGCTGCAGCTCGGATTATCGAGAAAAATCAGACGATTCAGATGGATATCGGTCGGGCTTATGGCAGCAAATACTTTATCAACATTGCGGCGGCGGGCACTCTGACAGAGCTGACTTACAGTGTCCCTAGTGAGGTCAAGACCCGTCTAGGCTATCTGGCTTATGTAGCCGAAGGGGCCAAAATGCTGCCACGCTCCAAATCCCGTAAGGTACGGATTGAGCATGACCATGGTGTTTTTGAGGGCAAGATTTCGCTTGTCTTTGCAGCCTTGACCAATTCTATCGGAGGCTTTGAAAAACTAGCGCCAGATACAAAACTGGACGATGGAAATTTCACCTTGATTCTTGTAAAAACGGCTAAGTTGTTTGATATGCTTAGTCTCATCATACAGGCGATTAATGGTGGTCAACATGTGACGGATGCCAATGTTGAATATCTGAAAACCAGCAAATTGAAGCTAGAAGTATTGGATAAAAAAGCACCTTTTATGTTGAATCTGGACGGTGAGTACGGAGGAGATACACCAGTAGAATTGGAAGTTTTGCATAATCATCTGGAGTTTTTCGCCAATATAGATGAAATCGATGAGAGCGCTCTTTCCTTAGAAAAATTAGAATGAAGAGATAAATGAAAATGCTAGACTATAAGGTCATTGTCCATTACCACAATCCTAAGGGAGATTACTTTTCTTATGATTTGTGGCAGTGGCAGACGGATCAGTGGGGAAAAGAAGCCCCTTTTTCTAAACTAGATTATTTTGGTATTCAGGGAGAACTATCTTTTAAAAGTTGGGAGCCCCTTAGTCAGGCTCATGTGATTGTCAAGCGTTCAGACTGGTCCAGCCAATCTTGCGACTACCACATTGACTTATTGCCAGTTCATTTGTCCACAGAGGTTTGGTTGATTGAAGGCGATCATCAGGTCTACTATTCCTTGCAAGCGGCGACGACGAGCCACCAATATTCGCGGCGACGTCCTCATAATTTTGATGTAGCTATGCGGTCGGATTATTTTGACGAATGCTGGGGCTACCAAGGTTGGCTTGGGCATCGTCTGCATGGGCAAGTAAATGAGTTTAAAGTTTGGGCTCCGACAGCCAAAAAAGTTGAATTGGTAGTTTATAAAACTTCCGATAATCAAGCAGCTGTTTATAAAGAATTCCCTATGGAAAAGGGAGAGATTTACTCGCACGATCATGCTAAAAATACAATCGGAGTTTGGTCGGTGGAAGTGCCAGAAGATTTAGCTGGCAAGGCCTACCAGTATCATGTTCATTTTGAAAACCAGCATTTTTTGACGCGCGATCCTTATACAATTGCTACCAGTCCAGATGGCAAGCGCTCAGCTATTGTTGCCGAACAGGACAAGACTGTTGCTGGTTTTAAGGTATGTCAAGGCAAGGAGGCAACTTGGCGTTTAGATAATCCAAATCAGGCGGTCATCTATGAGATGCATATCCGAGATATTAGCAAATCGCCTAGTTCTGGTATCGCAGAACATTTGCGAGGGACTTTTTTGGGGGCATGTCAAAGCGGTACTAGAAATGGTCAGGGAGACCAAAGCACTTTTGATTACATTCGCAATCTAGGTATCAATGTGGTGCAGCTCCAGCCGGTTTCTGACCGACATAAGGACTATGACGAAAATGGCCAAGTTACTTATAACTGGGGCTATGATCCGCAGAACTATAATGCACCAGAAACCAGTTTTTCTTCCAATCCAGATGATCCGGGTCAGGCTATCCGAGATTTGAAAACCATGATTCAGGCTTACCACGATGCAGGGATTTCTGTGACCTTGGATGTGGTTTACAATCATATTTATTCCACCTTTGACTCAGCCTTTCAGTCAACGGTTCCCGATTATTACTACCGGATGAATCCCAACGGTTCTTTCCAGAATGGTACAGGTGTCGGCAGTGAGACGGCCAGTGAGCATGAAATGTTCCGCAAATTCATGATTGATTCACTTCGTTACTGGGTAGAAGAATTTAATGTGGATGGCTTCCGCTTTGATTTGATGGGAATTCATGATGTCACCACCATGAATATCATCCGAGAAGAAATGGATAAAATTGATCCACGGATTTTGCTTTATGGTGAAGGTTGGGATATGGGAACAGGCCTGATGTCAGAGGACAAGGCTAAGAAAGACAATGCTTATCAACTGCCGCGAATTGGCTTCTTCAATGATACCCAGCGTGATGCAGTGAAAGGTGCTGAAGTCTATGGTGGCTTGAAAGCTGGTTATGTGAGCGGACAAGCGACTGAGGATATCATAGCTAAAGCCATTCTGGGCAGCAGTGAGTTAGGCTCTTATTTGACACCAACTCAAGTTCTTAATTATGTGGAGGCGCATGATAATTTCAACCTGCATGACTTGCTGGTTGACTTGCACCCAGATGATGATGAGGTCATTCGGACGAAAAGAATTGAGCTGGCAACAGCTATGAACTTGCTCATGCAGGGAATGGCATTTATGGAATTGGGACAAGAATTTTCTCGCACGAAACTAGTAGGAACAGGAGAAGAGGGCCAAGTCCTGCCTAGCGATCGTGACAGAGCAATGAACAGCTACAATGCTCCCGATGCAGTCAACCAAGTGAATTGGGAATTGATCAGCCAACATCAGGAGAGTATTGATTATATCAAGCAGATTATTCATTTAAAAACAAGTCAGAAGGAATTTTCTTATCAAACCTATGAAGAGATTTACAAACATGTCTTTGTAAGAGAAGCCTTTGCTGGCAGTGGTATCGTCATTTTTGAGATTAAAGATGAAAAACATTATGAAATCATTTTTAACGCAAGTGGCCTGCCATATTACCTTGAGAATGCGGATCACCTACGTTTATTGGTCGGCAATAGCCGCCATAAGAGACCCTTCTATGTTGAAAATCTGACCGCTTCCGTTTTTGAAGTGATTAAATAAAATTGAATAAAGATAATAAAAGATTGAAGACAGGCTTTGTGGCTTACCTCTTCAATCTTTTTTTGTGCCTTGAATTGTCAAATTAAGTGCACAAGAAAAACTCTCCCCAAAACATTTTTCAATGCTTTAAGAAGAGTTGAGTAGCCTCATAGTTTAGGGGCTGGCACTTGAACTGGAGGAGCTAGAAGAACTGGAGGACTCTCCGCTAGTTCCCTCTTCGCTGCTAGTGCTAGAGTGAAATTGTTCTGGGTGAAGTGCTCGATAACTTGGTGAATTAAAGAGATCAACAGAGGATACACCGCCACGTTTTGAATAAAGGCTAGTCGATTGATCACCTTTTTCTTTCTCAATGGCCTTGAGGGCTTTCAAAGAGTTGATGTAGTTGTAATCATCAGGGTTGACTTTTCCTAGGTTATTGCCTGTGTAAAAGCGGAATAGATCCCCCGTCTGAATAGTATCGCTCATCTTCAGCTGTGTATTTGCGGCTGTTCGGATAGCTTCTAGTTCAGCTG
This genomic window from Streptococcus cristatus AS 1.3089 contains:
- the ligA gene encoding NAD-dependent DNA ligase LigA, which codes for MKERMSELVKLLNRYAHEYYTADRPSVSDSEYDRLYRELVELEEKYPADILPDSPAHRVGGKILEGFEKYPHQYPLFSLQDAFSREELMAFDQRIRKEFPQVSYICELKIDGLSISLTYEKGILVAGATRGDGSVGENITENLKRVKDIPLTLKEPLDITVRGECYMPKASFDAVNQLRQENGEPEFANPRNAAAGTLRQLDTAVVVKRNLATFLYQEASPTQAGSQEAVLNKLAALGFSVNPIHFLADSIDGVWEFIEKIAQERDSLPYEIDGIVIKVNDLAVQEELGFTVKAPKWAIAYKFPAEEKEAQLLSVDWTVGRTGVVTPTANLTPVQLAGTTVSRATLHNVDYIAEKDIRQKDTVIVYKAGDIIPAVLRVVESKRVSEEALEIPSHCPSCESELVHFEDEVALRCINPLCPAQIKEGLIHFASRDAMNITGLGPAVVEKVFDKDLVKDVAGIYRLSVEDLLTLDGFKEKSANKLYTAIQASKENSAEKLLFGLGIRHVGSKASRILMEKFHDMIKLSQASQEEISSIDSLGTVIAQSLHSYFEQEGSQLLLRELQEAGVNLDYLGEKVAADAALAGKTVVLTGKLQKLTRNQAKEKLLSLGANVAGSVSKKTDLVVAGSDAGSKLTKAQELGIEIRDEDWLDSL
- a CDS encoding diacylglycerol kinase family lipid kinase; the protein is MENKIKKARLIYNPTSGQEIIKKNIAEVLDVLEDVGYETSAYQTTPEPFSARREAERAAKAGFDLVIAAGGDGTINEVVNGVAGLDVRPKLAFIPTGTTNDYARALKIPMGDPVAAARIIEKNQTIQMDIGRAYGSKYFINIAAAGTLTELTYSVPSEVKTRLGYLAYVAEGAKMLPRSKSRKVRIEHDHGVFEGKISLVFAALTNSIGGFEKLAPDTKLDDGNFTLILVKTAKLFDMLSLIIQAINGGQHVTDANVEYLKTSKLKLEVLDKKAPFMLNLDGEYGGDTPVELEVLHNHLEFFANIDEIDESALSLEKLE
- the pulA gene encoding type I pullulanase — translated: MLDYKVIVHYHNPKGDYFSYDLWQWQTDQWGKEAPFSKLDYFGIQGELSFKSWEPLSQAHVIVKRSDWSSQSCDYHIDLLPVHLSTEVWLIEGDHQVYYSLQAATTSHQYSRRRPHNFDVAMRSDYFDECWGYQGWLGHRLHGQVNEFKVWAPTAKKVELVVYKTSDNQAAVYKEFPMEKGEIYSHDHAKNTIGVWSVEVPEDLAGKAYQYHVHFENQHFLTRDPYTIATSPDGKRSAIVAEQDKTVAGFKVCQGKEATWRLDNPNQAVIYEMHIRDISKSPSSGIAEHLRGTFLGACQSGTRNGQGDQSTFDYIRNLGINVVQLQPVSDRHKDYDENGQVTYNWGYDPQNYNAPETSFSSNPDDPGQAIRDLKTMIQAYHDAGISVTLDVVYNHIYSTFDSAFQSTVPDYYYRMNPNGSFQNGTGVGSETASEHEMFRKFMIDSLRYWVEEFNVDGFRFDLMGIHDVTTMNIIREEMDKIDPRILLYGEGWDMGTGLMSEDKAKKDNAYQLPRIGFFNDTQRDAVKGAEVYGGLKAGYVSGQATEDIIAKAILGSSELGSYLTPTQVLNYVEAHDNFNLHDLLVDLHPDDDEVIRTKRIELATAMNLLMQGMAFMELGQEFSRTKLVGTGEEGQVLPSDRDRAMNSYNAPDAVNQVNWELISQHQESIDYIKQIIHLKTSQKEFSYQTYEEIYKHVFVREAFAGSGIVIFEIKDEKHYEIIFNASGLPYYLENADHLRLLVGNSRHKRPFYVENLTASVFEVIK